The Culex pipiens pallens isolate TS chromosome 2, TS_CPP_V2, whole genome shotgun sequence DNA window CTACTCATACTTCTCTAAATTAAGCTATAAAGACCCGATCCCGACTTTGACAACACATCTCATAGAAGTAGTTGAGAATTTGATGATTCTGACTTCACTAGCctgatttgaataaaaatagttttgtgtaAATTTATGCATTAgtgaattatgaaattttttcatcaaaaactttaaaaattcacGGTTATTTGAAGCTTGTTTTGCAACAACATTAAATTAGAGTATTTTGTGCTAGAGAGCCTATCGatgtttttaagcgaagatggcgttcgaatggtgaacgcccgaaatgtcaaaatcacgcagtggtaccaatattacggaaaaagtgtgccatggcttgacagccacattttttttctaatgttggtgctactgcgcgattttgacatttcgggcgttcaccattcgaacgccatcttcgcttaaaaacctggatatggagaggcgaaatgtcactctcagggttccaatcgaactgtcaaatcggggttccaatcgagcaacaagatcatgcaagaacaaggttggaatcaatttaaaataattttggcaaaaaacgagacttataacaatcacaaacaaagtattgtaaaactgttgttgataataacctggtagtttttgttatgtttgtgcttgttcggtacaagaaaagtgccagtaccaaagaaaaactacaagtttttcaaccttaaattttaatgactttgggtgtttgaaatttctcccagaacatttcatttccctatgtaggtccctattTTGTGCTGGTAATGTTAATAATGTGAAATTTtgccttaacggtgcacatcaaccagagcttttgcacccagatttttgttacagacatttttgaATCTTCAAAACTATGGGAAATATCGATATGATTCATTCATCCCTTAAAGTaatgtccacaaagtaatttacaacaaagtttgactaatttaaCAATCctgttgttgcaggattgggtccgtaagtttgacaattttggaaaaataagacaacaacttccttcgttgctgtgcacccttaaataaaattaccaaataactgaaatttttaattaaaaaatattaaatatattttttgcaaaaacttgAAGCTTGTtaagttttacatttttttaaataccattaTTTTTTCTCTTGTTTATTTACGATACTTTCCAAAATTcacaatttctttcaaaaaccaAAGCATTGACaatcaaacaatattttcaagtttCTCTCGAAGAATGAATATAAAAGTTTCCCGTCACTCTTCTCCAGCTTCATGTGCACCGACCCCGCGAGCGACCCGATCGGCTACTACAACCTGCTGATGATCAAGAACCCCCACTGGAAGCAGCTGCGCGCCTTCCTGACGCCGTCGCTCAGTCTCGCCAAAATCAAAAAGATGTACCTGCTGGTCGACCAGGTAAGAAGCCTCATTCACGCTGCTGATAAGGGCCACGAGTAGCGCTCTGATTAGGTTAATCAGCTGTCTTTCGCAAATTCAGTATTAATCCGAGCTTTGAACTGTGATAATGGCGCTGTTGTTGGTGCTACTGGTGGTCACTTTAGTACTGTTGGTGTACCGTGGTTGGTGTCGTCACAACTACTGGAACGACCATGGAGTTCGCTACGTGCTGGAGATTCCGGTCGTTGGAAATTTCAGCCTGGTTGCACTGCAGATTAGATCAATGTTTGACTACATGGAGTACCTGTATTGGCATCGTAAAACGAGGGGCGCGGACTTTTTCGGAGTCAACATCTTCTTCAGGAAGGCGCTGGTCATACGGAATCCAGCGTTGATCAGGAAGATGATCGCGCAGGATTCGACCTTTTTCTGCAACCGGCAAATGTGCACCGATCGTAACGCGGACCCATTCGGGTATTACAACCTGTTGATGATCAAGGAACCCCTTTGGAAGGACTTGCGATCGCACCTGTCACCGTCGGTGACCTCCTTCAAGTTGAAACGCATGCTACCTCTTATCGATCAGGTTGATCTTGATCTCCACCTAATCCAATCAAACTTACGAACCTCAACTTCTCTCCCTCTCCCCTAAAACAGATCGGCCAGGACATGCTGTCCTACGTGGAAACGCTTCCGGAGAAGCGTCCCCAGGTTCGGGAGATCGAGCTGAAAGAACTCTGTGCCCAGTTCACCACCGACGTAATCGCCAGCACCTTCTTCGGCATCCGGTCGTGCTGCCTCAGCCAGGAAGAGTCCGAGTTCCGGTATTACGGCAGGAAGATCTTCGAGTACGGGGCGCGGCGGGGCGTTACGATGGCGTCGTTCTTCTTCATGCCGGAACTGGTGCCGTACCTGAAGTTTAAGCTGTTTCCCCGGGATACGGAGCAGTTCCTGCGGGTTATCATCCAGCGGGAGATGGAGCGAAGGGAGGCGAGTGGCGAGAAGAGAGGCGATTTCATCGATTCGTTGATCAGTTTGAAGAGTAACGATGCCACGATTGGGGTGAAGGAGAAGATTCGTAAGTTCGCGAACGACAAATTTTAATTgagtatttatttcaaatttattttcccaGCTCTCAAAGACGACATTCTAGTTGCACAGGCGGCAACCTTCTACATGGCCAGTTTTGAAACTACCTCATCAGTATTATCATTCACATTGTATGAATTAACTAAAAATGTACGTTTCTTCAgctaaaaaaaaagtagaaattcACTTATATTTTTCATACTTTAAGCCATCAATCCAGCAACGCCTCCGTGAGGAAATCTGCGCCGCCATCGGGCGCAACCAGGGCAGTCCCGAACTTCCGTACGAGTGCATAGTCAACGAGCTTCCCTACCTCGGAGCCGTAATATCCGAGGCCGCCCGGCTTTACCCGGTGCTCCCCTTCCTGGAACGCCAGTGCTCCCTGCCGGAAGGTGCCACCGGCTACAAGCTGGAACCATTCCACGACTTTGTGATTCCCAACAAAATGCCGGTTCTCATTCCGATTTACGCCATCCACCGAGATCCAAAGGTGAAACTTTCAACTGTCCAAAATTCACCATAAATCTCAACTGTAAATTTGTTTCAGTTCTTCCCCGACCCGCTGCGCTTCAACCCGGAACGCTTCTCGAAGGAGAACCTGGACAAGATCGTGCCCTGCAGCTACATGCCGTTTGGAGTGGGGCCGCGCACCTGCCTGGGGTCTCACTTTGGGACGCTCCAGGTAAAGGTGGCCATCGTGAGGTTACTGTCGCGGTATCGCCTGATGTGCTCGGAGTCGACGCCGAAAACGCTCACCTACCGGAAGAATGCCTTCACGCTGTGCTCGAACGAGGGACTGTTTGCGAATTTGGTGGAGGATAAGCTGTTTTGAGAGAATAAATTTTGTTGATATGAAATTAGTTTGATGATTTTATTTACATTCctttttatttagtttgttTCTGTTCAATCAATGAATCGACTATTAGTATCAATCAATGGAAGGCAGTGATGGAAGAATCTCCATCAAAAGAAATTCATTTAtcgctcatcaagagaaaaaatcggaagggaacatgactctcctctctcgcgaACGAGTGATCGATTTCACTACTCCACTTGCacgtgtaacgtcacacgtcgaaaaatgacctgtcactttttgtagatgaacaatgtttgtaaacaaaacaaagtcaATGAAtttaatagagttatctaagctcgctctcacgcacactagcacgccatttgttttgctggacggtacaaaatttaacctcaatctttttcgtgtacgtacacgcaatacatgcgcacgtagataactatTGGTgagattcaaaaaaatcttcgacttaATGATTGTCTTTGAAAAGTTCAggagcaattgggtactaaagccctatgtcaatttttatgtacaacggtaaataacacgattaaaaacaatttctgatcactttttttcattttaatgcaaaatttttttttgactagacaacattttttcgatggatcaactatggtccccttggaacgagctgtcaagtaggaacttttctgtcaagaaggaccgcgaggttaatttttcaaaattgatttaaaaatccattttaaactctttgtggtcgtacaaaggttcattgtactcagaaaaataagctttatcgctgtaaacaacaatatcagcaatctaagcttcattttaggacccaattgggtactaaagctctatgtcaatttttatgtacagtcatccctcatattcggaacagtttacagatcggccaatgttcaacaaatcatagaaaagcgataattgaacataatgatttgcttttaccttcatgtgaaagcttttcttgcgatctttcgatcgATGTGTAGACCGGCTgtatatttttacgttttatatcatgtttttaaagaaaacattgacccttgcaatccacaaattcggaacacttttttcttacgatgtaaacaaacttttttttctctccaggagtacttattttttacaaaataatgacttcacactctgaaaccaataaaactcatgcttagtaatgttttatgaatggtctgataacttttttttgtgaaaatatcagtttaattcaggtgttccacatttgtgggaggcacaataacatcccacaatcatggaacaggcaatttggagggaGTGTTtcgctgctctggataaaaaagtcttgaaaggcaggtttttgtttaaaaagtactacttttactagtgaaatagcaagagaatgtccaaataaaggtcctaaaaatagtagggtcgacagaaaagttgcatttggcatcctattgacaattcaccacaaaagtgttccgaatttgtgggtgttccgaatatgtgggatgactgtacaacggaaaaaaacgatcaaaaaccatttctgatcatttttttttttttcattttaatgcaaaaaaatgacaagacaaatttttttcgatggatcaactatggtccccttggaacgagctgtcaagtaggagcttttctgtcaagaaggaccgcaaggttaatttttcaaaattgatttaaaaattcatttcaaactctttgtggtcgtacaaagggccattgtactcaaaaaaataatctttatcgctgtaaacattAATAtgagcaatctaagcttcatttaagGACCAAATTCCCGCCTTACCTTATCTTTATCTGTACTTTATCTATATCTGGTCTGTATCTGGTCGAAATTGAAGCCATAGAAgacattttgaaacttttaacaacagatttaagctttttaatcatatttaagCTTACATTAATAACTAAATTGTTGAAACTTTCAAATAtaactgttttaaaaaaaaatgtgtatacagatttttgggatttttgggttcgaaaaatctgtaaaatacagatttatctatATATCTGGAATGGCTGATCGTAGCATGCAGTGCATCCAGTGCATCGAGCAGTTTCAAAATCAATCAGTTTGCACGTGTCGTGAAGTCTAGCAGCGATTTTTTAGCCTTCTCCGATCGGAAACGTTTGAGGCAGgttctattttcaaaattattaagactgtctgcagcgcgaagttttataattgtttcaaattgtgagcagttttaattttttagaactggcgtaaatgaaactagaacacgatgctcgcaacgcgctgatctaaatgttgtttcaaaaaaatgcttttaattgtgtgcgtatgattatcaacacagcatcatcgtgtgtgtgtgtgtaaaaaacgtggatatctctatatatctgattttttttgaaactgagttctattccagttccaaatcgtctcacgtttgagacaaactcgtcgagcagttttatttcggtttcaaaatactgctcgaaaaataaaactgcaactcagcgttgcgggtggtctgtttcagttctatttgaaaaatgaaacagctagaacaaagtagaaCCGCGTTGCAAGTAgtctaaattacttttttatgttaaaattgtAAATGGTTTCGATTTCACTATCAGGTATTTTGCCTTATTTGtttcacaaaacaaatttgattcaAAACAATTCGTATACATACCAGACTagattattcgaaggccttgTTAAAATTTCTCTTCAGATAATCGGCACGgcactcacgcacactatcaaaacaaacgtgtgtgtgaactccgtttgaaaggggtgtcaaactaaaaagtgaccccgatcgtttaacaacagttggtgtcaaaccatcgaggTTTGAATGTATATTGTTCGAAACGTTTTAGCAGCTCGTCTTTCTTGGTACATGAATCGCAGGAAACATTAAGGTTGCTGTCTCCGCAGAATCCACTCATGACCACAACACAAACTCCATCGTTTTGTTTTGCAGTGAGAAGCCCTTCTATTTCAGAATCACCCGATTCTTCTTGTGTCACAAGCTGGtaatgtttcataattttgttGACAAAATTTATACCCTTGACCTTTTTGTACACAATTTTTGTGAACCTTTTAGGAGGACTCTTCCAGTAGGCACGTAGATTTGTTACAAACAGCTGAAATGTAAATCCAGTCTAAGTCAACCAAGCActaatctaaaataaaaaaaaaacgagtaacGTTGTATCAACAAACGTAAAAGCTCACATTTATTCTTCAACTATATCTTTACCAAGAATGTCCAAACTGAATAAAGTTGCTCCGACATGACTGCATGCTTCTAGGAACCCAATTGCACAGTTGCAGCATATGGAGCCAAGTCCAATTCAAAACATGGTTCCGAAATTTGTTCGCATCAGTATCACCACCTAGCGTGGATGCCTGAAGTTACTACACTGTTAACTTTGAATATTAGACAAGATAATGTTGTATAACACACGCTACAGGTCACGCGCACTAATCTGATTTTGAACAAGtggcataatttttgaattgaccgttgctactggtttatttttgttttcaacttaTTCCCTAGCGTAACCGAGTTGCATAAATTGTGTAAATATGTAAACAGTTTCCTTAAATAGGGTTGGCAGTAATTGATATGAAAAATTACGTATGTTTATAAATGGagtacccgcagtcgagcagtttttgacagttcgctccataaggaatacattgtagaaaaaagcaaaaactgctcgaatggaaatgctccattaaaatttctaaaattctttggaaGGGATAATGCGTGTTACAAGTTTTTCTTATCTTTCCTTAAAATAAGTGTTTCGGTGTCACTCAACAGATGGCCAGCTGGCCTGGCTTCAGCCCTAGCTTCAGCCCCAGTCAGACCCGGTGGCTTTTTTCGAGTCAAGATTTGTCttatccgtcggatggggaagtgaaCATTGGTTCAGACCTAATCTAGATCCTTAGCTTAGTccaagtgtaggagtcgtccATTGGTCcttcctcggtggagtcgctggtaggcagttgtactaccaatccaaaggtcatcagttcgaatcctatCGAGACGAATGCATCAACCATCATACggtagattaagtaacgttttaccaTTCGTTAACATGTTGAAGTAGTTATTGATATACTGGTTAAAcatattgacaaaaaatatgacCTAAATTTGTACAcctttgtttgacagttgacaggcAAAAAAACAATCACTTTGGGGACAGGAAACTTTGCCGTTCTCaagcaaacttttaaaataatatccaGCAATTTAGGGAAAGGTCGGTTTctcttgagcagttctctaggatttcggtcattcgattttttttgtattttttaatccgactgaaacttttttggtgcctttttttgaaattaaatatgtctttattgaactttcttataataattacatttcatttacattctaagtggtatggctacatgctcttcatctttgttatatttttcgttttcttattaactgttcacattcatttatttacttcaaattgttttacatttttgcattgaatcgaatacatttgggtaaaaaagaaaaaaaatcgctttaacaactaatcctaacttaaaactaaaaaagtaaattcattgaaatattcaaaatcattagaacgagtaaactacgaactgtattttaagataaatcctccaagcgttcttacttgttcagcacgagttttgcaaccacgcagtgttgttgtcatctcgatgaaaatgttcagaagttcttgtggtgaaaacaggtcactactgccttcatccgttgatgctggttggttttccttcggttgctgactgaaaccaggaggtgttgtattctctgcaactttttgccgctgattcaacggcaatggctgcagatttgaaaccactcgaacagatcccgctccagggacgccaaagcaggaaaatccacgtccgtgaaagttggtggtgttttgcgacgatttggttggtgcctcgtcgtcgcttgctgccgaattttcacaaactcagctcgttttgggcagctccgattcttggtagaatggtcgccgccgcaattgtagcatttcgcttcgatgttctcgttgattgtttcgcaagcttgagttttgtgctcacctccgcaggttgcacaacgactcttgatgaaacagttccttccaccatgtccaaactgcaagcaattcgaacattgtgtcacgtcacggtgcactggacgataacgttcccaagtcacgatgatgttgaaaattgcccgaactgccttcagctcagacggcgttgtcgatcctttctcgagatgaaccaggtacagttgatcacgatacttgatgtccttgttgtgtctcgtcatcttgaagacttcgattacgttcaacttcagagtattgagctcttctttcagcacactcacatccatgtcgtacagacctcggaggacctgtttcatggggcgtttacctggatcgtcatggctgtagtattcaatctttgtgttgttcaggaaatcccgaacgtagttgtaatcctttctggtaggtagcagaattttgagtccatcagcacacaagcgaatggaagctcgtaaagcaccagatttgataaacccggtcagccactttcgcaccgaatccgatgacgatgttttcacaaaaatgggcggcaacttttcccgtcgttcaaattcttccttctcgctcacgtccacagggaggatagcgaactggtttccagacgaattttgagcgtccttgctcaaactgcctggctttgcaggtagcgcttcggcattctttagcttcttcaaatctgccgatcctgctggtgaggaccgcctctttttcttgccgtggggcatttttgcactttttaagcacttttttggtttgtgagggacgcacgtctgactcgcttctctgctgatcgcagactctttttggtgccttcggtatgcacaaagaaggcattttgcatcattagtttgtccatataattttccatacaaatttggcagctgtccatacaaaaataatgtatgaaaattcaaaaatctgtatcttttgaaggcattttttgatcgatttggtgtcttcggcaaaattgtaggtatggatacggactacactggaaaaaaatgatacacggtaaaaaaattgatgattttttatttaactttttatcactaaaacttgatttgcatgaaaacactattttttttttatatgttttagaggacataatgccaacttttcagaaatttccaggttcgcaattcgcaattcgcaattcgcaattttcagtgtaagaacgggccttgaccgatcttatgcaccaggttcccgacgaacacgcactgcccttacacctacatctcacccttgctctgagtcagtacgagcagcatgctagaacacgctttgagtgttcttGCCaggcacaccttcttttc harbors:
- the LOC120415434 gene encoding cytochrome P450 6g1-like isoform X1; its protein translation is MIYASWDVFSSYITLLLLCIVLFIAWFVSTGATRYWQCFEGLVPYIGGRPLVGNFLQPLLMRQSMFELMEQLYEDGRVKGSKLFGIALLMQPALVLRDPEVIKQVLIKDAAFFCNRFMCTDPASDPIGYYNLLMIKNPHWKQLRAFLTPSLSLAKIKKMYLLVDQIGQDMLSYVETLPEKRPQVREIELKELCAQFTTDVIASTFFGIRSCCLSQEESEFRYYGRKIFEYGARRGVTMASFFFMPELVPYLKFKLFPRDTEQFLRVIIQREMERREASGEKRGDFIDSLISLKSNDATIGVKEKIPLKDDILVAQAATFYMASFETTSSVLSFTLYELTKNPSIQQRLREEICAAIGRNQGSPELPYECIVNELPYLGAVISEAARLYPVLPFLERQCSLPEGATGYKLEPFHDFVIPNKMPVLIPIYAIHRDPKFFPDPLRFNPERFSKENLDKIVPCSYMPFGVGPRTCLGSHFGTLQVKVAIVRLLSRYRLMCSESTPKTLTYRKNAFTLCSNEGLFANLVEDKLF
- the LOC120415434 gene encoding probable cytochrome P450 6g2 isoform X2, coding for MALLLVLLVVTLVLLVYRGWCRHNYWNDHGVRYVLEIPVVGNFSLVALQIRSMFDYMEYLYWHRKTRGADFFGVNIFFRKALVIRNPALIRKMIAQDSTFFCNRQMCTDRNADPFGYYNLLMIKEPLWKDLRSHLSPSVTSFKLKRMLPLIDQIGQDMLSYVETLPEKRPQVREIELKELCAQFTTDVIASTFFGIRSCCLSQEESEFRYYGRKIFEYGARRGVTMASFFFMPELVPYLKFKLFPRDTEQFLRVIIQREMERREASGEKRGDFIDSLISLKSNDATIGVKEKIPLKDDILVAQAATFYMASFETTSSVLSFTLYELTKNPSIQQRLREEICAAIGRNQGSPELPYECIVNELPYLGAVISEAARLYPVLPFLERQCSLPEGATGYKLEPFHDFVIPNKMPVLIPIYAIHRDPKFFPDPLRFNPERFSKENLDKIVPCSYMPFGVGPRTCLGSHFGTLQVKVAIVRLLSRYRLMCSESTPKTLTYRKNAFTLCSNEGLFANLVEDKLF